One genomic region from Doryrhamphus excisus isolate RoL2022-K1 chromosome 14, RoL_Dexc_1.0, whole genome shotgun sequence encodes:
- the oscp1a gene encoding protein OSCP1a isoform X2: protein MSMRTLPLVLISLGGEMLYILDQRLEAHNTSKNNSEKVMNDIVGTMFSNSFMDELLKPQEMYSHRTMKVILGRLAHVSIMRLNAVSMEKLYELMIMAFKYQVFLCPRPKDLLLITYNHIDTIREFVKDTPMIVNKVDETHRKLIEAYSTMTAGEFQLLRQTLLTFLQDMHVRVSIFLKNQIQNPNGRFALSTSGPVPYGMDIPGVIRIFDNKGRKVQQSHFPSGGSYSIPANEGSFGLHGDRVIRLGMNMYAVNLAQESSKSPPVQTDNSTPNLLAKEELNLLARLMGKVEIENVSTSESGFQINLFAAIQEDEAGASGGAEDSLGVLNIQALQDEHSATQLAQIAGLFAEEEDVPENVSSNKGDDLLAMMDDL from the exons ATGTCAATGAGAACTCTTCCCCTAGTTTTGATTAGTCTTGGAGGTGAGATGCTTTATATCCTGGACCAACGGCTGGAAGCTCACAACACGTCTAAGAACAACTCTGAAAAAG TGATGAACGACATTGTAGGGACCATGTTTAGTAATTCCTTCATGGATGAACTCCTGAAACCACAGGAGATGTATTCACACAGGACAATGAAAGTCATTCTGGGTCGTTTGGCGCACGTCTCCATCATGAGGCTGAATGCAGTCAGCATGGAAAAG CTCTATGAGCTGATGATCATGGCCTTCAAGTATCAAGTGTTCCTGTGCCCACGCCCTAAAGACCTTCTGCTCATCACATACAATCACATCGACACCATCAGGGAATTTGTAAAAGACACCCCTATGATTGTAAACAAAGTAGATGAGACACACAGGAAGCTCATCGAG GCCTACTCCACTATGACAGCAGGTGAATTCCAGCTTCTGCGACAAACGCTCCTCACGTTCTTGCAGGACATGCATGTTCGA GTCTCTATTTTCCTCAAAAATCAAATCCAGAATCCTAATGGCCGCTTTGCGCTGTCAACGTCAGGCCCAGTGCCTTATGGGATGGACATTCCTGGGGTAATTAG GATATTCGACAATAAGGGACGAAAAGTGCAACAGAGCCACTTCCCTTCAGGGGGAAGTTACAGCATCCCCGCAAATGAGGGATCATTCGGTCTGCACGGAGACAGAGTCATCAGACTTGGCATGAACAT GTACGCTGTGAACCTTGCACAGGAATCATCCAAGTCTCCCCCAGTCCAA ACAGACAACTCAACTCCCAATCTGCTGGCTAAAGAGGAGCTCAATCTGCTGGCCCGCCTAATGGGCAAGGTTGAAATTGAGAATGTGTCCACTTCGGAAAGCGGCTTTCAGATTAATTTATTTGCTGCGATCCAAGAGGACGAGGC TGGCGCTTCAGGTGGAGCTGAAGATTCTTTGGGAGTGTTAAATATCCAAGCGTTGCAG gatgaaCATTCTGCAACCCAGCTAGCTCAAATAGCCGGACTTTTTGCAGAAGAAGAGGATGTGCCTGAAAACGTGAGCAGCAACAAAGGGGACGACTTGCTGGCCATGATggatgacctttga
- the oscp1a gene encoding protein OSCP1a isoform X1: MSMRTLPLVLISLGGEMLYILDQRLEAHNTSKNNSEKATRLWSEHDRKRVMNDIVGTMFSNSFMDELLKPQEMYSHRTMKVILGRLAHVSIMRLNAVSMEKLYELMIMAFKYQVFLCPRPKDLLLITYNHIDTIREFVKDTPMIVNKVDETHRKLIEAYSTMTAGEFQLLRQTLLTFLQDMHVRVSIFLKNQIQNPNGRFALSTSGPVPYGMDIPGVIRIFDNKGRKVQQSHFPSGGSYSIPANEGSFGLHGDRVIRLGMNMYAVNLAQESSKSPPVQTDNSTPNLLAKEELNLLARLMGKVEIENVSTSESGFQINLFAAIQEDEAGASGGAEDSLGVLNIQALQDEHSATQLAQIAGLFAEEEDVPENVSSNKGDDLLAMMDDL; the protein is encoded by the exons ATGTCAATGAGAACTCTTCCCCTAGTTTTGATTAGTCTTGGAGGTGAGATGCTTTATATCCTGGACCAACGGCTGGAAGCTCACAACACGTCTAAGAACAACTCTGAAAAAG CTACAAGATTGTGGTCTGAACATGACAGAAAGAGAG TGATGAACGACATTGTAGGGACCATGTTTAGTAATTCCTTCATGGATGAACTCCTGAAACCACAGGAGATGTATTCACACAGGACAATGAAAGTCATTCTGGGTCGTTTGGCGCACGTCTCCATCATGAGGCTGAATGCAGTCAGCATGGAAAAG CTCTATGAGCTGATGATCATGGCCTTCAAGTATCAAGTGTTCCTGTGCCCACGCCCTAAAGACCTTCTGCTCATCACATACAATCACATCGACACCATCAGGGAATTTGTAAAAGACACCCCTATGATTGTAAACAAAGTAGATGAGACACACAGGAAGCTCATCGAG GCCTACTCCACTATGACAGCAGGTGAATTCCAGCTTCTGCGACAAACGCTCCTCACGTTCTTGCAGGACATGCATGTTCGA GTCTCTATTTTCCTCAAAAATCAAATCCAGAATCCTAATGGCCGCTTTGCGCTGTCAACGTCAGGCCCAGTGCCTTATGGGATGGACATTCCTGGGGTAATTAG GATATTCGACAATAAGGGACGAAAAGTGCAACAGAGCCACTTCCCTTCAGGGGGAAGTTACAGCATCCCCGCAAATGAGGGATCATTCGGTCTGCACGGAGACAGAGTCATCAGACTTGGCATGAACAT GTACGCTGTGAACCTTGCACAGGAATCATCCAAGTCTCCCCCAGTCCAA ACAGACAACTCAACTCCCAATCTGCTGGCTAAAGAGGAGCTCAATCTGCTGGCCCGCCTAATGGGCAAGGTTGAAATTGAGAATGTGTCCACTTCGGAAAGCGGCTTTCAGATTAATTTATTTGCTGCGATCCAAGAGGACGAGGC TGGCGCTTCAGGTGGAGCTGAAGATTCTTTGGGAGTGTTAAATATCCAAGCGTTGCAG gatgaaCATTCTGCAACCCAGCTAGCTCAAATAGCCGGACTTTTTGCAGAAGAAGAGGATGTGCCTGAAAACGTGAGCAGCAACAAAGGGGACGACTTGCTGGCCATGATggatgacctttga
- the oscp1a gene encoding protein OSCP1a isoform X3, with protein MLYILDQRLEAHNTSKNNSEKATRLWSEHDRKRVMNDIVGTMFSNSFMDELLKPQEMYSHRTMKVILGRLAHVSIMRLNAVSMEKLYELMIMAFKYQVFLCPRPKDLLLITYNHIDTIREFVKDTPMIVNKVDETHRKLIEAYSTMTAGEFQLLRQTLLTFLQDMHVRVSIFLKNQIQNPNGRFALSTSGPVPYGMDIPGVIRIFDNKGRKVQQSHFPSGGSYSIPANEGSFGLHGDRVIRLGMNMYAVNLAQESSKSPPVQTDNSTPNLLAKEELNLLARLMGKVEIENVSTSESGFQINLFAAIQEDEAGASGGAEDSLGVLNIQALQDEHSATQLAQIAGLFAEEEDVPENVSSNKGDDLLAMMDDL; from the exons ATGCTTTATATCCTGGACCAACGGCTGGAAGCTCACAACACGTCTAAGAACAACTCTGAAAAAG CTACAAGATTGTGGTCTGAACATGACAGAAAGAGAG TGATGAACGACATTGTAGGGACCATGTTTAGTAATTCCTTCATGGATGAACTCCTGAAACCACAGGAGATGTATTCACACAGGACAATGAAAGTCATTCTGGGTCGTTTGGCGCACGTCTCCATCATGAGGCTGAATGCAGTCAGCATGGAAAAG CTCTATGAGCTGATGATCATGGCCTTCAAGTATCAAGTGTTCCTGTGCCCACGCCCTAAAGACCTTCTGCTCATCACATACAATCACATCGACACCATCAGGGAATTTGTAAAAGACACCCCTATGATTGTAAACAAAGTAGATGAGACACACAGGAAGCTCATCGAG GCCTACTCCACTATGACAGCAGGTGAATTCCAGCTTCTGCGACAAACGCTCCTCACGTTCTTGCAGGACATGCATGTTCGA GTCTCTATTTTCCTCAAAAATCAAATCCAGAATCCTAATGGCCGCTTTGCGCTGTCAACGTCAGGCCCAGTGCCTTATGGGATGGACATTCCTGGGGTAATTAG GATATTCGACAATAAGGGACGAAAAGTGCAACAGAGCCACTTCCCTTCAGGGGGAAGTTACAGCATCCCCGCAAATGAGGGATCATTCGGTCTGCACGGAGACAGAGTCATCAGACTTGGCATGAACAT GTACGCTGTGAACCTTGCACAGGAATCATCCAAGTCTCCCCCAGTCCAA ACAGACAACTCAACTCCCAATCTGCTGGCTAAAGAGGAGCTCAATCTGCTGGCCCGCCTAATGGGCAAGGTTGAAATTGAGAATGTGTCCACTTCGGAAAGCGGCTTTCAGATTAATTTATTTGCTGCGATCCAAGAGGACGAGGC TGGCGCTTCAGGTGGAGCTGAAGATTCTTTGGGAGTGTTAAATATCCAAGCGTTGCAG gatgaaCATTCTGCAACCCAGCTAGCTCAAATAGCCGGACTTTTTGCAGAAGAAGAGGATGTGCCTGAAAACGTGAGCAGCAACAAAGGGGACGACTTGCTGGCCATGATggatgacctttga
- the oscp1a gene encoding protein OSCP1a isoform X4, which produces MLYILDQRLEAHNTSKNNSEKVMNDIVGTMFSNSFMDELLKPQEMYSHRTMKVILGRLAHVSIMRLNAVSMEKLYELMIMAFKYQVFLCPRPKDLLLITYNHIDTIREFVKDTPMIVNKVDETHRKLIEAYSTMTAGEFQLLRQTLLTFLQDMHVRVSIFLKNQIQNPNGRFALSTSGPVPYGMDIPGVIRIFDNKGRKVQQSHFPSGGSYSIPANEGSFGLHGDRVIRLGMNMYAVNLAQESSKSPPVQTDNSTPNLLAKEELNLLARLMGKVEIENVSTSESGFQINLFAAIQEDEAGASGGAEDSLGVLNIQALQDEHSATQLAQIAGLFAEEEDVPENVSSNKGDDLLAMMDDL; this is translated from the exons ATGCTTTATATCCTGGACCAACGGCTGGAAGCTCACAACACGTCTAAGAACAACTCTGAAAAAG TGATGAACGACATTGTAGGGACCATGTTTAGTAATTCCTTCATGGATGAACTCCTGAAACCACAGGAGATGTATTCACACAGGACAATGAAAGTCATTCTGGGTCGTTTGGCGCACGTCTCCATCATGAGGCTGAATGCAGTCAGCATGGAAAAG CTCTATGAGCTGATGATCATGGCCTTCAAGTATCAAGTGTTCCTGTGCCCACGCCCTAAAGACCTTCTGCTCATCACATACAATCACATCGACACCATCAGGGAATTTGTAAAAGACACCCCTATGATTGTAAACAAAGTAGATGAGACACACAGGAAGCTCATCGAG GCCTACTCCACTATGACAGCAGGTGAATTCCAGCTTCTGCGACAAACGCTCCTCACGTTCTTGCAGGACATGCATGTTCGA GTCTCTATTTTCCTCAAAAATCAAATCCAGAATCCTAATGGCCGCTTTGCGCTGTCAACGTCAGGCCCAGTGCCTTATGGGATGGACATTCCTGGGGTAATTAG GATATTCGACAATAAGGGACGAAAAGTGCAACAGAGCCACTTCCCTTCAGGGGGAAGTTACAGCATCCCCGCAAATGAGGGATCATTCGGTCTGCACGGAGACAGAGTCATCAGACTTGGCATGAACAT GTACGCTGTGAACCTTGCACAGGAATCATCCAAGTCTCCCCCAGTCCAA ACAGACAACTCAACTCCCAATCTGCTGGCTAAAGAGGAGCTCAATCTGCTGGCCCGCCTAATGGGCAAGGTTGAAATTGAGAATGTGTCCACTTCGGAAAGCGGCTTTCAGATTAATTTATTTGCTGCGATCCAAGAGGACGAGGC TGGCGCTTCAGGTGGAGCTGAAGATTCTTTGGGAGTGTTAAATATCCAAGCGTTGCAG gatgaaCATTCTGCAACCCAGCTAGCTCAAATAGCCGGACTTTTTGCAGAAGAAGAGGATGTGCCTGAAAACGTGAGCAGCAACAAAGGGGACGACTTGCTGGCCATGATggatgacctttga
- the oscp1a gene encoding protein OSCP1a isoform X5: protein MYSHRTMKVILGRLAHVSIMRLNAVSMEKLYELMIMAFKYQVFLCPRPKDLLLITYNHIDTIREFVKDTPMIVNKVDETHRKLIEAYSTMTAGEFQLLRQTLLTFLQDMHVRVSIFLKNQIQNPNGRFALSTSGPVPYGMDIPGVIRIFDNKGRKVQQSHFPSGGSYSIPANEGSFGLHGDRVIRLGMNMYAVNLAQESSKSPPVQTDNSTPNLLAKEELNLLARLMGKVEIENVSTSESGFQINLFAAIQEDEAGASGGAEDSLGVLNIQALQDEHSATQLAQIAGLFAEEEDVPENVSSNKGDDLLAMMDDL, encoded by the exons ATGTATTCACACAGGACAATGAAAGTCATTCTGGGTCGTTTGGCGCACGTCTCCATCATGAGGCTGAATGCAGTCAGCATGGAAAAG CTCTATGAGCTGATGATCATGGCCTTCAAGTATCAAGTGTTCCTGTGCCCACGCCCTAAAGACCTTCTGCTCATCACATACAATCACATCGACACCATCAGGGAATTTGTAAAAGACACCCCTATGATTGTAAACAAAGTAGATGAGACACACAGGAAGCTCATCGAG GCCTACTCCACTATGACAGCAGGTGAATTCCAGCTTCTGCGACAAACGCTCCTCACGTTCTTGCAGGACATGCATGTTCGA GTCTCTATTTTCCTCAAAAATCAAATCCAGAATCCTAATGGCCGCTTTGCGCTGTCAACGTCAGGCCCAGTGCCTTATGGGATGGACATTCCTGGGGTAATTAG GATATTCGACAATAAGGGACGAAAAGTGCAACAGAGCCACTTCCCTTCAGGGGGAAGTTACAGCATCCCCGCAAATGAGGGATCATTCGGTCTGCACGGAGACAGAGTCATCAGACTTGGCATGAACAT GTACGCTGTGAACCTTGCACAGGAATCATCCAAGTCTCCCCCAGTCCAA ACAGACAACTCAACTCCCAATCTGCTGGCTAAAGAGGAGCTCAATCTGCTGGCCCGCCTAATGGGCAAGGTTGAAATTGAGAATGTGTCCACTTCGGAAAGCGGCTTTCAGATTAATTTATTTGCTGCGATCCAAGAGGACGAGGC TGGCGCTTCAGGTGGAGCTGAAGATTCTTTGGGAGTGTTAAATATCCAAGCGTTGCAG gatgaaCATTCTGCAACCCAGCTAGCTCAAATAGCCGGACTTTTTGCAGAAGAAGAGGATGTGCCTGAAAACGTGAGCAGCAACAAAGGGGACGACTTGCTGGCCATGATggatgacctttga
- the lsm10 gene encoding U7 snRNA-associated Sm-like protein LSm10, with protein MDSESTEDPLSAQADTFNSIRERTIAENSMVVLLQGLRGEVTTVDLRNESTARGRVVNVDAFMNIRLEEVLYRDRKGSLTQLQDLFITGRNIRYVHIPDHVDIMKTIEGQLAKIHRVRNFGKEGGGRKEFAKKRN; from the coding sequence ATGGATTCAGAGAGTACTGAGGACCCGCTGTCAGCCCAAGCAGACACTTTCAACTCCATCCGGGAGCGCACCATCGCAGAGAACAGCATGGTGGTGCTGCTGCAGGGCCTGCGGGGGGAAGTGACCACGGTGGACCTGAGGAATGAGAGCACAGCACGGGGCAGAGTGGTCAACGTGGACGCATTCATGAATATACGACTTGAGGAGGTGCTTTACCGTGACCGGAAGGGGAGCCTCACTCAGCTGCAGGACCTGTTCATCACTGGAAGAAATATCCGCTATGTGCACATCCCAGACCACGTGGACATTATGAAGACGATAGAGGGTCAACTGGCAAAGATCCACCGTGTCCGTAACTTTGGTAAAGAGgggggaggaaggaaagaattTGCCAAGAAGAGAAATTAG
- the eva1bb gene encoding eva-1 homolog Bb, which translates to MEPIRKDMELLSNSMATYAHIKANPESFALYFMMGVCFGLLMALCLLIAGITCRPCRRSRPPPSPERRQLKESSEEEEEEGEEEVGDESLAEEEESENHKLTVIPMDERSTQSHGTLKSVDVFASAEELEKARRLEERERIVREIWRNGQPDILVTGTGTIGRVHYH; encoded by the exons ATGGAGCCTATTAGGAAAGACATGGAGCTGCTGAGTAACAGCATGGCGACGTACGCTCACATCAAAG CCAACCCAGAGAGCTTCGCCCTCTACTTCATGATGGGCGTTTGTTTCGGCCTGCTCATGGCGCTGTGCCTCTTGATAGCCGGCATCACCTGCAGGCCTTGCCGCCGCAGCAGGCCTCCTCCATCACCCGAGAGGAGGCAGCTAAAGGAGTCCagcgaggaagaagaggaagaaggagaagaggaaGTGGGAGACGAAAGCCTAGCTGAGGAAGAGGAGTCAGAAAACCACAAACTGACCGTGATACCCATGGACGAGCGCAGCACTCAGTCTCACGGCACTCTGAAGAGCGTTGATGTGTTCGCCTCAGcagaggagctggagaaggcgCGGCGTCTGGAGGAGAGGGAGCGCATTGTTAGGGAGATATGGAGGAACGGGCAGCCTGATATTCTGGTCACAGGGACTGGTACTATTGGACGAGTCCATTACCACTAG